One region of Oryza sativa Japonica Group chromosome 10, ASM3414082v1 genomic DNA includes:
- the LOC107276415 gene encoding uncharacterized protein — protein MSMITVKVKTLTGKEVEVSIEATETVARIKEQVEAAEGIPPPQQTLIYGGRQLADDMTAEMCDLRHGSELHLVLALRGGLL, from the coding sequence ATGAGCATGATAACGGTGAAGGTGAAGACGCTGACGGGGAAGGAGGTGGAGGTGAGCATCGAGGCGACGGAGACGGTGGCGAGGATCAAGGagcaggtggaggcggcggaggggatcccgccgccgcagcagacGCTGATCTACGGCGGCAGGCAGCTCGCCGACGACATGACCGCCGAGATGTGCGACCTCAGGCATGGCTCCGAGCTGCACCTCGTTCTTGCTCTCAGGGGTGGACTACTTTGA
- the LOC107278996 gene encoding uncharacterized protein, which produces MESVVQLWSDWEIQLLMLLSFTLQMLLFFSGGLRRCSTKALVRFCLWIAYLGADMVALYALGYLSRHQDVIIGGSTLREVHPLSFLWAPFLLMHLGGQDTITAFAIEDNNMWLRHLLNLGVQVALTLYVFWKSVDRHNVHILIPGIFLFVAGIIKYGERTLALMHNSGWPKERPLWSNSMGQYNFLSYLGCDESRLSKLVKKVIRKMGSLVGAGEEAGTSLWMSKLLDTKSYYWTHMNFGYAIVYFHIFTEVHLSNYYLHEVLASVCRKLSNYMLYLLVRHPEMLPVSGTAEPTLKFFLGSITYRNDHYKNRTLKRARDRLQIQEPADMGIKTLEEIRDMWAMLLIYSAGKSKANMHAAQLSKGGELLTFAWLLMAHLQLGDVGEQFEFLFGSVPGPESKEDNRDLQWRSQDLTTPRAQIEGTIHDNSYAEVQSTDKKNCKTEITEQNQA; this is translated from the exons ATGGAGAGCGTGGTGCAACTCTGGAGTGACTGGGAAATCCAGTTGCTAATGCTCCTTAGCTTCACACTGCAGATGCTGCTATTCTTCAGCGGAGGCTTGCGGCGGTGTAGCACCAAGGCACTAGTTAGGTTTTGCCTGTGGATAGCATACTTGGGGGCAGATATGGTAGCACTTTATGCCCTTGGTTATCTCTCACGACACCAAGATGTCATCATTGGAGGGAGCACATTGAGGGAGGTTCACCCACTGTCTTTCCTTTGGGCACCATTCCTTCTCATGCATCTTGGTGGGCAGGATACTATCACTGCATTTGCCATTGAGGATAACAACATGTGGCTGAGACATTTGTTAAATCTGGGAGTCCAAGTTGCTTTGACCCTATATGTCTTTTGGAAGTCAGTGGATCGCCATAATGTACATATCCTAATTCCTGGCATCTTTTTATTTGTTGCTGGCATCATCAAGTATGGAGAGAGAACATTGGCACTCATGCA CAATAGTGGATGGCCGAAGGAAAGGCCGTTGTGGTCTAATTCCATGGGGCAGTACAATTTTCTGAGCTACTTGGGTTGTGACGAGTCAAGGCTGTCCAAGCTAGTGAAAAAAGTAATAAGGAAGATGGGGAGCCTAGTTGGCGCTGGAGAGGAAGCAGGAACGTCCTTGTGGATGAGCAAGCTGTTAGACACCAA AAGTTACTACTGGACTCATATGAATTTTGGCTATGCTATTGTGTACTTTCATATATTTACAGAGGTGCACCTATCGAACTATTATCTTCATGAGGTATTGGCCAGTGTGTGCCGGAAACTATCCAACTACATGCTCTACCTTTTGGTGAGACACCCTGAAATGTTGCCGGTCAGTGGCACTGCTGAACCTACCTTGAAATTCTTTCTTGGCAGCATTACTTACAGAAATGACCACTACAAGAATAGAACCCTAAAAAGGGCGAGAGATCGGCTGCAAATTCAAGAACCTGCAGATATGGGCATAAAGACATTAGAGGAGATCAGAGACATGTGGGCGATGCTTCTCATCTACTCTGCAGGCAAGTCCAAGGCAAACATGCACGCAGCGCAGCTGAGCAAAGGCGGGGAGCTCCTTACCTTTGCTTGGTTGCTTATGGCCCATCTACAGCTTGGAGACGTTGGCGAGCAATTTGAATTCCTTTTTGGCAGCGTCCCTGGTCCGGAGAGCAAAGAGGACAACAGAGACttgcagtggcggagccaggatcTCACGACGCCTAGGGCTCAAATTGAAGGAACTATCCATGATAATTCATACGCTGAAGTACAAAGtacagataaaaaaaactgcaaGACTGAAATAACAGAGCAAAATCAAGCCTAA